The Cinclus cinclus chromosome 18, bCinCin1.1, whole genome shotgun sequence genome has a segment encoding these proteins:
- the MATN4 gene encoding matrilin-4 — MNLLPVSPLLLLLLTTLEARPKPAAPKCRTGPLDIVFVIDSSRSVRPFEFETMRRFMMDIIGNLDVGPNATRVGVIQYSSQVQNIFSLKTFFTRADMERAINSIIPLAQGTMTGLAIQYAMNVAFSTQEGARPLHKRIPRIAVIVTDGRPQDRVTEVAAQARNAGIEIYAVGIQRADMNSLRAMASPPLEEHVFLVESFELIQQFAKQFQDKLCGVDMCVEQEHGCQQSCISIPGSFYCECNPGYRLNVDGKTCSPIDACADGRHGCQHHCVSVRGSYSCRCRAGYYLSHNKRSCTMIDYCSFGNHSCQHECVSIPNGHYCRCRSGFTLQPDSKSCRATDLCNGVDHGCEFKCVSTEGSYHCVCPEGQQLQPDGKTCSKCGAGHVDLVMVIDGSKSVRPQNFELVKQFVNRIVDLLEVSPHGTRVGLVQYSSHVRTEFPLNKYHSADEIKKAVMDVEYMEKGTMTGLALKHMVEHSFSELEGARPLSHNIPRIGLVFTDGRSQDDISEWARRAKESGIVMFAVGVGKAVEEELRAIASEPVEQHFSYSADFTTMTHLVESFSLNICPEEGKGETEIRSPCECEALVQFQTNTVAILQSLTEKIAQMTARLEDLEKQIANKK; from the exons ATGAATCTCCTGCctgtttcccctctcctcctgcttctTCTGACAACACTGGAAGCCAGACCAAAACCTGCAG CACCGAAGTGCAGGACAGGTCCCCTGGACATCGTGTTTGTGATCGACAGCTCCCGCAGCGTGCGCCCCTTCGAGTTCGAGACCATGCGGCGGTTCATGATGGACATCATCGGCAATCTGGACGTGGGCCCCAACGCCACGCGGGTGGGGGTGATCCAGTACTCCAGCCAGGTGCAGAACATCTTCTCCCTCAAGACCTTCTTCACGCGGGCAGACATGGAGAGGGCCATCAACAGCATCATCCCGCTGGCCCAGGGCACCATGACGGGGCTGGCCATCCAGTACGCCATGAACGTGGCCTTCAGCACGCAGGAGGGCGCGCGCCCTCTGCACAAGAGGATCCCCCGCATCGCCGTCATCGTGACGGACGGGCGGCCCCAGGACCGTGTCACCGAGGTGGCCGCCCAGGCCCGGAACGCTGGCATCGAGATCTACGCCGTGGGAATCCAGAGGGCAGACATGAACTCTCTGCGGGCCATGGCCTCCCCACCGCTGGAGGAGCACGTCTTCCTGGTGGAGTCCTTTGAGCTCATCCAGCAGTTTGCCAAGCAGTTCCAGGACAAGCTTTGTG GGGTGGACATGTGTGTGGAGCAGGAGCAtggctgccagcagagctgcatcAGCATCCCTGGCTCCTTCTACTGCGAGTGCAACCCAGGCTACAGGCTCAACGTGGATGGAAAGACCTGCTCCC CCATCGATGCGTGTGCAGATGGGAGGCACGGCTGCCAGCACCACTGTGTCAGCGTGCGGGGCTCGTACTCGTGCCGCTGCCGGGCAGGTTACTACCTCAGCCACAACAAGAGGAGCTGCACTA TGATTGATTACTGCAGCTTCGGAAACCACAGCTGCCAGCACGAGTGCGTGAGCATCCCCAATGGGCACTACTGCCGCTGCCGCAGCGGCTTCACGCTCCAGCCCGACAGCAAGTCCTGCAGGG CCACCGACCTCTGCAACGGGGTGGATCACGGCTGTGAGTTCAAGTGCGTGAGCACAGAGGGCTCCTACCACTGTGTGTGCCCTgagggccagcagctccagcctgatGGCAAGACATGCAGCA AGTGTGGAGCTGGCCATGTCGACCTTGTGATGGTGATCGATGGTTCCAAGAGTGTCCGGCCCCAGAACTTTGAGCTGGTGAAGCAGTTTGTGAACCGTATCGTGGACCTGCTGGAGGTGTCCCCCCACGGCACACGGGTGGGGCTGGTGCAGTACTCCAGCCATGTGCGCACTGAGTTCCCCCTCAACAAGTACCACAGTGCAGATGAGATCAAGAAGGCGGTGATGGATGTGGAGTACATGGAGAAAGGCACCATGACAGGCCTTGCCCTCAAGCACATGGTGgagcacagcttctctgagctgGAAGGTGCCAGGCCTCTCTCCCACAACATCCCCAGAATCGGGCTGGTCTTCACAGATGGGCGCTCCCAGGATGACATCTCTGAATGGGCCAGGAGAGCAAAGGAATCAG GGATTGTCATGTTTGCCGTGGGTGTTGGAAAAGCTGTGGAAGAAGAGCTGAGAGCAATTGCCTCCGAGCCAGTGGAGCAGCACTTCTCCTATTCAGCAGACTTCACCACCATGACCCACCTTGTGGAGAGCTTCTCCCTGAATATCTGCCCAG AGGAGGGCAAAGGGGAGACCGAGATCCGCAGCCCATGTGAGTGCGAGGCGCTGGTGCAGTTCCAGACGAACACCGTGGCCATCCTGCAGAGCCTGACTGAGAAAA TTGCTCAGATGACAGCCAGACTTGAAGACTTGGAAAAGCAGATTGCCAACAAGAAGTGA
- the LOC134051485 gene encoding veswaprin-c-like: MLVSPTSHARTSRGHGSMKAAAALLLVGMLILWAELPTGSAWSCPPVRFTCALHNPRNQCLVDRHCPRGKKCCRSFCGKKCLSKPPAIPISYV; encoded by the exons ATGTTGGTGTCCCCCACCTCTCACGCTCGCACCTCTCGGGGACACGGCAGCATGAAGGCGGCGGCCGCCCTCCTCCTGGTGGGGATGCTGATCctctgggcagagctgccaaCAG GCAGCGCCTGGTCCTGTCCCCCCGTGCGCTTCACCTGCGCTCTGCACAACCCGCGGAACCAGTGCCTCGTCGACCGGCACTGCCCCCGCGGCAAGAAATGCTGCCGGTCCTTCTGCGGGAAGAAGTGCCTCTCCAAGCCGCCTGCCATCCCCATCTCCTACG TGTGA